Proteins co-encoded in one Longimicrobium sp. genomic window:
- a CDS encoding 2-oxoacid:acceptor oxidoreductase subunit alpha translates to MRGARVARLFPESPSSNGRHDDGGRVNDFAFKVGTVNGTGSASANSLLLQSIFRMGIPVCGKNVFPSNIQGLPTWYEIRVSRDGWTARTPDFDLIVAMNPATHERDIAEVRSGGWLLHDSSWPLDAALLRDDVTFIGIPLGRMCVEAFSGGRERTLMKNIAYAGALAALLDIDLEVVKESIRAEFAKKPKLIDSNFRALHLGYDYAREHFACPLPIRLERMDATRGHVLLDGNTAAALGCLYAGATVGAWYPITPATSLMDAFGRFCARYRVDAETGERRYCIVQAEDELAAAGVVIGAGWAGARAFTPTAGPGISLMGEFIGLAYYTEIPAVFFDVQRTGPSTGMPTRTQQGDLLSVAYASHGDTKHVALFPSDPGECFRFAVEAFDLAERFQTPVFVVSDLDIGMNDWMIPALTWDDAYRPDRGEVVTAEQLAAMQRFSRYLDVDGDGVAARSLPGVHPRGAYFTRGSGHDKHAAYTEDADAYREVVDRLALKLATAAKAVPAPEIREREGAEMGIIALGGCHGAVLEAVERLAGEGIALDYMRIRAFPFDAPVEDFLRAHDRVFVVEQNRDGQLRSLLQLETGIAGDRLLSLRDYGGVPLSARAVVEGVMAQLAEVAA, encoded by the coding sequence ATGCGCGGCGCACGCGTAGCGCGCCTCTTCCCCGAGTCCCCCTCGTCGAACGGCCGCCACGACGACGGCGGCCGGGTGAACGACTTCGCCTTCAAGGTGGGGACGGTGAACGGCACCGGGTCGGCCAGCGCGAACTCGCTCCTGCTGCAGTCCATCTTCCGCATGGGGATCCCGGTCTGCGGCAAGAACGTCTTCCCCAGCAACATCCAGGGGCTGCCGACCTGGTACGAGATCCGGGTGAGCCGCGACGGCTGGACCGCGCGCACCCCCGACTTCGACCTGATCGTGGCGATGAACCCGGCCACGCACGAGCGCGACATCGCCGAGGTGCGCAGCGGGGGATGGCTCCTGCACGACTCGTCGTGGCCCCTCGACGCGGCGCTCCTGCGCGACGACGTCACCTTCATCGGCATCCCGCTGGGCCGGATGTGCGTGGAGGCATTCAGCGGCGGCCGCGAGCGCACGCTGATGAAGAACATCGCCTACGCCGGCGCGCTGGCCGCGCTGCTCGACATCGACCTGGAGGTGGTGAAGGAGTCGATCCGCGCCGAGTTCGCCAAGAAGCCGAAGCTGATCGACTCCAACTTCCGCGCGCTGCACCTGGGCTACGACTACGCGCGCGAGCACTTCGCCTGCCCGCTCCCCATCCGGCTGGAGCGGATGGACGCGACCCGGGGCCACGTGCTGCTGGACGGCAACACCGCCGCCGCGCTCGGCTGCCTCTACGCGGGGGCGACGGTGGGCGCCTGGTATCCCATCACCCCCGCCACCTCGCTGATGGACGCGTTCGGGCGCTTCTGCGCGCGCTATCGCGTCGACGCGGAGACGGGGGAACGGCGCTACTGCATCGTGCAGGCGGAGGACGAGCTGGCCGCGGCGGGCGTCGTGATCGGCGCGGGGTGGGCGGGCGCGCGCGCGTTCACGCCCACGGCGGGGCCGGGGATCTCGCTGATGGGCGAGTTCATCGGCCTGGCCTACTACACCGAGATCCCCGCCGTCTTCTTCGACGTGCAGCGCACCGGCCCGTCCACGGGGATGCCCACGCGCACGCAGCAGGGCGACCTCCTTTCCGTCGCCTACGCGAGTCACGGAGATACGAAGCACGTCGCGCTCTTCCCCAGCGATCCCGGCGAGTGCTTCCGCTTCGCGGTGGAGGCGTTTGACCTGGCGGAGCGCTTCCAGACGCCGGTGTTCGTCGTCTCCGACCTCGACATCGGGATGAACGACTGGATGATCCCCGCGCTCACCTGGGACGACGCGTATCGCCCCGACCGCGGCGAGGTCGTCACCGCCGAGCAACTGGCGGCGATGCAGCGCTTCAGCCGCTACCTCGACGTGGATGGGGACGGCGTCGCCGCGCGGTCGCTCCCCGGCGTGCATCCCAGGGGCGCGTACTTCACCCGCGGCTCCGGGCACGACAAGCACGCCGCGTACACCGAGGATGCGGACGCGTACCGCGAGGTGGTCGACCGCCTGGCGCTGAAGCTGGCGACGGCGGCGAAGGCCGTCCCCGCGCCGGAGATCAGGGAACGCGAGGGGGCGGAGATGGGGATCATCGCGCTCGGCGGCTGCCACGGCGCGGTGCTGGAGGCGGTGGAGCGGCTGGCGGGGGAGGGGATCGCGCTCGACTACATGCGCATCCGCGCCTTCCCCTTCGACGCGCCGGTGGAAGACTTCCTGCGCGCGCACGACCGCGTCTTCGTGGTCGAGCAGAACCGCGACGGGCAGCTGCGCTCGCTCCTGCAGCTGGAGACGGGGATCGCGGGCGACCGGCTGCTGTCGCTCCGTGACTACGGCGGGGTGCCGCTCTCGGCCCGCGCCGTGGTGGAGGGGGTGATGGCCCAGCTCGCGGAGGTGGCGGCATGA
- a CDS encoding FAD-dependent oxidoreductase — protein MLPTDVTNPKYYHKVVDCQYACPAHTNVPEYIRLIAQGRHTEAYLLNRESNVFPGILGRTCDRPCEPACRRTRVDGKPVAICRLKRVAADNRDDVSAYLPKAPPVSNGRRIALVGAGPASLTVCNDLAPLGYECVIFEKLDRPGGLMRTNIPAFRLPHAVLDEEIEMITGIGGIEVRYSSPVDSLRALLEEGWDAVFVGSGAPKGKELDLPGRWDVPDRVHIGIEWLESVHFGHVTSIQERVLIIGVGNTAMDCCRSSKRLGATDVKVMARRGRAHFKASPWELEDAEEEGVEIVENHAPKRFVVENGVLVGMEFERVRWYEEGGRQKSETIDSVVIPCDAVILAIGQENAFPWIERDIGLEFNEWDMPVVDRVTFQSTREGVFFGGDAAWGPENIIWAVEHGHQAAISIHNRCEGVPLTERPAQGMNLVSAKLGMHAWSYSNDYSIEQRTKMVHVGLDTRFHRLDTEVELGFTLEQAQREVERCLNCDVQTHFTAPLCIECDACIDVCPVSCLTITYDGESEDELRTRLSAPAVNPAQEIYVSDALPQTARVMVKDEDICLHCGLCAERCPTAAWDMRTFELMIPYAGRSACAAHA, from the coding sequence ATGCTCCCGACCGACGTCACCAACCCGAAGTACTACCACAAGGTCGTGGACTGCCAGTATGCGTGCCCCGCGCATACCAACGTTCCCGAGTACATCCGGCTGATCGCGCAGGGGCGCCACACCGAGGCGTACCTGCTGAACCGCGAGTCCAACGTCTTCCCCGGCATCCTGGGCCGAACCTGCGACCGGCCGTGCGAGCCCGCCTGCCGCCGCACCCGCGTGGACGGCAAGCCCGTCGCCATCTGCCGCCTGAAGCGCGTCGCCGCCGACAATCGCGACGACGTCTCCGCGTATCTCCCCAAGGCTCCGCCGGTCTCCAACGGCCGCCGCATCGCGCTGGTGGGGGCGGGGCCGGCGTCGCTGACGGTGTGCAACGACCTGGCGCCGCTGGGCTACGAGTGCGTGATCTTCGAGAAGCTCGACCGGCCGGGGGGCCTGATGCGCACCAACATCCCCGCCTTCCGCCTCCCCCACGCCGTGCTCGACGAGGAGATCGAGATGATCACGGGGATCGGCGGGATCGAGGTCCGCTACTCGTCGCCGGTCGACAGCCTGCGCGCATTGCTGGAGGAGGGATGGGACGCGGTGTTCGTCGGCAGCGGCGCGCCGAAGGGGAAGGAGCTGGATCTCCCCGGGCGGTGGGACGTGCCGGACCGCGTGCACATCGGCATCGAATGGCTGGAGTCGGTGCACTTCGGCCACGTGACCTCCATCCAGGAGCGCGTGCTGATCATCGGCGTGGGCAACACGGCGATGGACTGCTGCCGCTCGTCGAAGCGTCTCGGCGCCACGGACGTGAAGGTGATGGCCCGCCGTGGCCGCGCGCACTTCAAGGCATCTCCCTGGGAACTGGAAGATGCGGAAGAAGAGGGCGTGGAGATCGTGGAGAACCACGCGCCGAAGCGCTTCGTCGTGGAGAACGGCGTGCTGGTGGGGATGGAGTTCGAGCGCGTCCGCTGGTACGAGGAGGGGGGACGGCAGAAGAGCGAGACGATCGACTCGGTCGTCATCCCCTGCGACGCGGTGATCCTGGCGATCGGGCAGGAGAACGCCTTCCCCTGGATCGAGCGCGACATCGGGCTCGAGTTCAACGAGTGGGACATGCCCGTGGTCGACCGCGTCACCTTCCAGTCCACGCGCGAGGGCGTGTTCTTCGGCGGCGACGCGGCGTGGGGGCCCGAGAACATCATCTGGGCGGTGGAGCACGGGCATCAGGCGGCCATCTCCATCCACAACCGCTGCGAGGGCGTCCCCCTCACCGAGCGCCCGGCGCAGGGGATGAACCTGGTCTCGGCCAAGCTGGGGATGCACGCCTGGAGCTACAGCAACGATTACAGCATCGAGCAGCGCACGAAGATGGTGCACGTGGGGCTCGACACCCGCTTCCACCGCCTCGACACCGAGGTGGAGCTGGGCTTCACCCTCGAGCAGGCGCAGCGCGAGGTGGAGCGCTGCCTGAACTGCGACGTGCAGACGCACTTCACCGCGCCGCTCTGCATCGAGTGCGACGCCTGCATCGACGTCTGCCCGGTCAGCTGCCTCACCATCACGTACGACGGGGAGAGCGAGGACGAGCTGCGGACGCGGCTCTCCGCGCCGGCGGTCAATCCCGCGCAGGAGATCTACGTCTCCGACGCGCTGCCGCAGACCGCGCGGGTGATGGTGAAGGACGAGGACATCTGCCTGCACTGCGGCCTGTGCGCCGAGCGCTGCCCCACCGCCGCGTGGGACATGCGCACCTTCGAGCTCATGATCCCCTACGCCGGGAGGTCCGCATGCGCGGCGCACGCGTAG
- a CDS encoding type II toxin-antitoxin system PemK/MazF family toxin, whose protein sequence is MAYRGPVHRWDLYWADLDPAVESEQGGNRRPVLVVSNDGFNSAFDVVTIVSLTKLEGKRRRVYPFEVLLPPEIVGTGFGSIVMPQQIRTISRLRLMERIGVLEDEAKREEIENRLLEHLDIEFEAELPE, encoded by the coding sequence ATGGCTTACCGCGGCCCGGTCCATCGCTGGGACCTCTACTGGGCGGACCTGGATCCAGCCGTGGAAAGCGAGCAGGGAGGCAACCGCAGGCCCGTGCTCGTGGTCTCCAACGACGGATTCAACTCCGCGTTCGATGTGGTGACGATCGTCTCGCTGACGAAGCTGGAGGGCAAGCGGCGGAGGGTGTATCCGTTCGAGGTTCTGCTGCCACCAGAGATCGTGGGGACCGGGTTCGGGAGCATCGTCATGCCGCAGCAGATCCGCACCATCTCCAGGCTGCGGTTGATGGAACGAATCGGCGTTCTGGAAGATGAGGCCAAGCGCGAGGAGATCGAGAACCGCCTCCTGGAGCACCTCGACATCGAATTCGAGGCGGAACTCCCGGAGTAG
- a CDS encoding NBR1-Ig-like domain-containing protein — protein MAHFLQTFGHPRLTAGGAEIHLNAKELALLVFLRATGLPQARGAIGGLLWGKTSIGRNHSVNNAVSALRRVLPPGALPAGADPVALAADIPCDLDALCATADNAAAVQAVLAAYRAPFLDGFEFQVGEGAEAFVEWVIERREAYRRRLVELLEDACSRAEERGDRATLRALAAAGAERVAGWDAGRWLERARQGGVRKERGRVAILAVLSLVLAALLLRPLLAGGPPKCAAGRARAHLVRQIYPAEAKTAVREGERLTPTWFLKNVGECTWRRGARLVRVRHSGPAPLTADSVVERVRRVRRAVPPDSVLVLPIPMRGPARIGNYAEDWQLLDRAGRPVRLEDGKALQITFRRLPELPPCGPNEARAEILAQSHPGRENPMHPGQPFANSWTLVNRGECVWDGSLSLRFDSASGPRLSAPGADAVRVEERVQPSDAYTFSIPMRAPERPGSYRESWRFADGAGSVVPVSDAAAVDVHIEVFTGELRASAPECALGKAVASFLRSERVADGTVVRPGALVPKEWTLHNRGECTWGAGSLRLRFVRSNPEFAHPPFPDVPIDRDVRPSGTFTFRAPFHAPAKAGRYCIYWQLLDDADKVVRVSATDVIWADIVVGDVEVRGKEGC, from the coding sequence ATGGCGCACTTCCTCCAGACGTTCGGACATCCCCGGCTGACGGCCGGCGGAGCGGAAATCCATCTCAATGCCAAGGAGCTCGCGCTCCTGGTCTTCCTCCGCGCCACCGGCCTCCCCCAGGCACGCGGCGCCATCGGCGGGCTGCTGTGGGGGAAGACGAGCATCGGCCGCAACCATTCCGTCAACAACGCCGTCTCCGCGCTGCGGCGCGTGCTGCCTCCCGGCGCGCTCCCCGCCGGCGCGGACCCCGTCGCCCTGGCCGCCGACATCCCGTGCGACCTGGACGCACTCTGCGCCACGGCGGACAACGCAGCGGCGGTGCAGGCCGTGCTGGCGGCGTACCGCGCGCCCTTCCTGGACGGGTTCGAGTTTCAGGTGGGCGAGGGCGCCGAGGCGTTCGTCGAGTGGGTGATCGAGCGGCGCGAGGCGTACCGCCGCCGGCTGGTGGAGCTGCTGGAGGACGCCTGCAGCCGCGCGGAGGAGCGGGGTGACCGCGCCACGCTGCGCGCGCTCGCCGCCGCCGGTGCGGAGCGCGTGGCCGGCTGGGACGCGGGGCGATGGCTGGAGCGCGCGCGGCAAGGCGGGGTGCGGAAGGAGCGGGGAAGGGTGGCGATCCTGGCCGTCCTGTCGCTGGTTCTCGCCGCGCTGCTCCTGCGGCCGCTCCTCGCGGGCGGGCCGCCGAAGTGCGCCGCCGGTCGGGCGCGCGCGCATCTCGTCCGCCAGATCTACCCCGCCGAGGCGAAAACCGCCGTGCGCGAGGGCGAGCGCCTGACACCGACCTGGTTCCTGAAGAACGTCGGAGAGTGCACCTGGCGGCGCGGTGCGCGGCTGGTGCGCGTCCGCCACTCCGGTCCCGCGCCGCTCACCGCCGATTCCGTCGTCGAGCGCGTCCGCCGCGTGCGCCGTGCCGTGCCGCCGGACAGCGTCCTCGTCCTCCCCATCCCCATGCGGGGCCCCGCCCGCATCGGGAACTACGCGGAGGACTGGCAGCTGCTCGACCGCGCGGGACGGCCTGTCCGCCTGGAGGACGGCAAGGCGCTGCAGATCACCTTCCGGCGCCTTCCCGAGCTGCCCCCCTGTGGCCCGAATGAGGCGCGCGCCGAGATCCTGGCGCAGAGCCACCCCGGGCGCGAGAACCCGATGCACCCGGGGCAGCCCTTCGCCAACTCGTGGACGCTGGTCAACCGCGGCGAGTGCGTGTGGGACGGTTCGCTTTCGCTCCGCTTCGACTCCGCGTCCGGCCCCCGCCTCAGCGCGCCCGGGGCGGACGCCGTGCGGGTCGAGGAGCGGGTGCAGCCGAGCGACGCCTACACCTTCTCCATCCCCATGCGCGCCCCCGAGCGGCCGGGCTCGTACCGCGAGTCGTGGCGCTTCGCCGACGGCGCGGGGAGTGTGGTGCCCGTCTCCGACGCAGCCGCGGTCGACGTGCACATCGAGGTCTTCACCGGGGAGCTGCGGGCGAGCGCGCCGGAATGCGCGTTGGGGAAGGCGGTCGCCTCGTTCCTGCGCTCGGAGCGCGTGGCGGACGGTACTGTCGTCCGACCCGGCGCGCTCGTGCCGAAGGAGTGGACGCTCCACAACCGGGGCGAGTGCACCTGGGGGGCGGGAAGCCTGCGGCTGCGCTTCGTCCGCTCGAACCCGGAGTTCGCGCACCCGCCCTTCCCCGACGTCCCCATCGACCGCGACGTGCGGCCGTCGGGCACCTTCACCTTCCGCGCGCCGTTCCACGCCCCGGCTAAGGCTGGACGCTACTGCATCTACTGGCAGCTGCTGGACGACGCCGACAAGGTCGTGCGCGTCTCCGCCACGGACGTGATCTGGGCGGACATCGTCGTGGGCGACGTGGAGGTGCGCGGGAAGGAGGGGTGCTGA